One part of the Leptospira saintgironsiae genome encodes these proteins:
- a CDS encoding sensor histidine kinase: MKSKHNVLIFIPSLIGAFVLFGWLFDIEILKRPRASMVAMNPTSALSFVFIGFALYLNLNRPDLNVSKNLIRIIALFVLLIGLSKLYSIISGFDLGMDKILFSEKIAKDIIKGVPNRMAPNTAFDFVVLGSAIFLSSFRKDLLSSISNYLCILVLLIGLFSVIGYVYQVQEFYGILSFIPMAIHTAISFIFCSFALLLINGHSGFMKVFTSKSSGGILARVLIPFLIIVPVLFGYIRIYLNRLNPVSLELGVGFLMTGIILTFFVLVWFVATQLEKSDIARTDAEKKLSELNQELEKLVSSKTMDLFKSENRFRTILEQFPYPVLTYDPQGICTGANFAWEEMWNTRRDVLVDYNILKDPQIKEAGFFPYVEKAFSGEAAMSEPFPYDPKLIGSSGRDRWLQMVLYPIKNTAGNILEVIVVHQDITASKEAENEIRLLNNDLEERVKVRTEQLVLANKELESFSYSISHDLRAPIRGISGFTQILMEDYGVNFDAEGKRIIGKIIENAKQMGQLVDDLLEFSRLGRTELAEREISMKELATTVYKELINLESGREIHFEIQDIPNVRADQPAIRQLWVNLISNAIKYTKKAKSSIIKIGSMESAEGTVYYVKDNGAGFNMQYYNKLFGVFQRLHSNADFEGTGVGLAIVKRIVSRHGGVVWAESKEGDGATFYFTLPGQDPKLK, translated from the coding sequence TGAAAAGTAAGCATAACGTACTAATTTTTATTCCCTCTTTGATCGGAGCTTTTGTTCTATTTGGCTGGTTATTTGATATAGAGATCTTGAAACGACCTAGAGCTTCCATGGTCGCAATGAATCCAACATCTGCACTTTCTTTTGTTTTTATTGGATTTGCATTGTATCTTAATTTGAATCGGCCTGATTTAAATGTTTCGAAAAATTTGATTCGAATTATCGCGCTATTTGTTCTTTTGATCGGTCTTTCTAAATTATATTCCATCATCAGTGGATTCGATCTTGGGATGGATAAGATCCTTTTTTCGGAAAAGATAGCAAAGGATATCATCAAAGGTGTTCCGAATCGAATGGCTCCGAATACAGCTTTCGATTTTGTAGTACTTGGCTCTGCCATTTTCTTAAGTTCCTTTCGAAAGGATCTTTTAAGTTCTATCTCTAATTATCTATGTATTTTAGTACTTTTGATCGGACTTTTTTCGGTCATTGGTTATGTGTATCAGGTCCAGGAGTTTTATGGAATTCTTTCCTTCATTCCTATGGCAATTCACACTGCGATTAGTTTTATTTTCTGTTCTTTTGCTCTTTTGCTGATCAACGGACATTCAGGATTTATGAAGGTGTTCACAAGCAAAAGTTCTGGAGGGATCCTAGCTAGAGTTTTAATTCCATTTTTGATCATTGTCCCTGTTTTGTTCGGATATATTAGGATCTATTTAAACAGGTTAAATCCTGTAAGCTTGGAGTTGGGAGTAGGGTTCTTGATGACAGGGATCATACTCACATTTTTCGTTTTGGTTTGGTTTGTTGCCACTCAATTAGAAAAATCGGATATAGCAAGAACGGATGCGGAGAAAAAACTTTCAGAGCTAAATCAAGAATTAGAGAAATTGGTTAGTTCCAAAACTATGGATCTATTCAAAAGTGAGAATAGATTTAGGACTATTTTAGAACAATTTCCTTATCCTGTGTTGACGTATGATCCACAAGGAATTTGCACGGGAGCAAATTTTGCCTGGGAAGAAATGTGGAATACCAGAAGAGACGTATTAGTCGATTATAATATATTAAAGGATCCCCAAATAAAAGAAGCTGGCTTTTTTCCTTATGTGGAGAAGGCATTTAGTGGAGAGGCGGCAATGTCCGAACCTTTTCCTTACGATCCAAAATTAATAGGAAGCTCAGGGAGAGATCGTTGGTTGCAAATGGTACTTTATCCTATAAAAAATACAGCTGGAAATATATTAGAAGTAATCGTAGTTCATCAAGATATTACCGCGAGTAAAGAAGCGGAAAATGAGATTCGCTTATTGAATAATGATTTAGAAGAAAGAGTAAAAGTTCGAACTGAACAATTGGTTTTGGCTAATAAAGAATTGGAATCCTTCTCTTATTCTATCTCTCACGATTTAAGGGCACCAATACGAGGAATCAGTGGTTTCACACAGATCTTGATGGAAGACTATGGAGTGAATTTTGATGCGGAAGGGAAAAGAATCATCGGTAAAATTATAGAGAATGCCAAACAGATGGGACAGCTTGTCGATGATCTTTTGGAATTTTCCAGGTTAGGAAGAACTGAACTTGCCGAAAGAGAAATTTCCATGAAAGAATTGGCAACTACTGTATATAAAGAATTAATAAACTTAGAATCAGGCAGAGAAATTCATTTTGAAATACAAGATATTCCGAATGTTAGAGCGGACCAACCTGCAATACGCCAGCTTTGGGTGAATTTGATCTCTAATGCTATCAAATATACTAAAAAGGCAAAATCTTCTATTATCAAAATTGGTTCCATGGAATCAGCAGAAGGAACTGTTTATTATGTAAAAGACAATGGTGCAGGTTTTAATATGCAGTATTATAATAAACTATTTGGGGTCTTCCAGAGATTACATTCCAATGCAGACTTTGAAGGCACAGGAGTAGGTCTTGCAATTGTTAAAAGGATTGTCTCTCGTCATGGAGGGGTCGTATGGGCAGAATCCAAAGAAGGGGATGGTGCAACATTCTATTTCACTCTGCCTGGACAAGACCCAAAATTAAAGTGA
- a CDS encoding di-heme oxidoredictase family protein, with the protein MVSISRDQLDSWEYEEGEELSGGKGMTSYDFTSRAYLQFPSGLPLDKISDFTVGQSVFEVPWENSSSGQIDRRGLGPLFNANSCLACHVGNGIGKVPSGPTEIMLTALVRLSNDPNYGGQFQPFSLSGVPAEGKVSVSYSQIDGVLRDGTSYTLRKPKVEFSNLNYGPLASEGEIYSLRNTSKVIGMGLLEAIPDDTLLALQDEYDLNLDGISGRINLIPDIETGSIKIGRFGWKANEPNLKQQGSRAFLEDIGVTSPLFPFKNCTSSQTACDSSPHGTLPELNPTKIDMMVKYMRLIAVPARRSPSSSETIAGKQIFFKAGCNSCHISKLVTGNILGAPEISGQTIRPYTDLLLHDMGEGLKDGRPDHLASGREWRTPPLWGIGLVSKVNGTLQLLHDGRAESFMEAVLWHGGEAERSKQYILELSPSQRDQLVKFLESL; encoded by the coding sequence TTGGTTTCCATATCCAGAGACCAATTGGATTCCTGGGAATATGAAGAAGGAGAAGAATTGTCCGGAGGTAAAGGTATGACCTCTTACGATTTTACCTCCAGGGCGTATTTACAATTCCCCTCTGGACTTCCCCTGGATAAAATTTCAGATTTTACAGTGGGGCAATCAGTCTTTGAAGTCCCTTGGGAAAATTCAAGTTCAGGCCAGATTGATAGAAGAGGACTCGGACCTCTATTCAATGCGAATTCTTGTTTAGCCTGTCATGTGGGAAACGGAATCGGAAAAGTACCTTCTGGGCCGACTGAGATAATGTTAACTGCGTTAGTAAGACTAAGTAACGATCCAAATTACGGAGGTCAATTCCAACCATTTTCATTAAGCGGTGTTCCCGCAGAAGGAAAGGTATCCGTTTCTTATTCTCAAATAGATGGAGTTTTAAGAGACGGTACCTCTTACACATTAAGAAAGCCTAAAGTAGAATTTTCCAATCTAAATTACGGGCCTTTGGCTTCGGAGGGAGAAATCTACTCTCTTAGAAATACTTCTAAGGTAATCGGAATGGGATTACTAGAAGCAATACCTGATGATACTTTATTAGCTCTTCAAGATGAATATGATCTCAATTTAGATGGAATTTCTGGAAGGATCAATTTGATTCCAGATATTGAAACAGGAAGCATTAAGATAGGTAGATTCGGATGGAAAGCAAACGAACCAAACTTGAAACAACAAGGTTCTCGGGCATTCTTAGAAGATATAGGAGTGACCAGTCCTCTTTTTCCTTTTAAGAATTGCACTTCTTCCCAAACTGCATGTGATTCTTCTCCTCATGGCACCTTACCTGAGTTGAATCCTACTAAAATAGATATGATGGTAAAATATATGAGGTTGATCGCAGTTCCCGCAAGAAGATCGCCTTCTTCTTCCGAAACTATTGCAGGGAAACAGATCTTTTTCAAAGCAGGATGTAATTCTTGCCATATCTCTAAATTAGTAACGGGTAATATTCTCGGAGCTCCAGAGATCTCAGGGCAAACTATCCGGCCTTATACAGATCTTTTATTACATGATATGGGAGAAGGTCTGAAAGACGGAAGACCTGATCACTTAGCTTCTGGAAGAGAATGGAGAACTCCTCCTCTTTGGGGGATCGGTTTAGTTTCTAAGGTAAATGGAACATTACAATTATTGCATGATGGAAGGGCAGAAAGTTTCATGGAAGCAGTCCTATGGCATGGGGGAGAAGCAGAGAGGAGTAAACAATATATATTAGAACTTTCTCCTTCACAAAGAGACCAACTGGTTAAATTTCTGGAATCACTTTAA
- a CDS encoding RCC1 domain-containing protein: protein MKRLLPLVLLFLWTCSNSSSKTPMGLLGGTTSTASSNFEITSPAEGEVLSVYQFDLGITGASSGTYEVFLNETKETEIEGESTELQITKLKPRRGQNTLKVVLTNGEGNVLEKSVSFYFGNKLTAGGAHSGFIIDGFIYSCGRNNKGQLGTGFSEGDTTNPNILKLTSISGIVSISFNQNNSLAIKDDGKVYTWGANAQGQLGLGNTTEPAVGTAGNPAAQTPPTEVPGITDAVMGAFGFNHAVILKSDGTVVAFGQNNVGQLGNADPAITTTTVSSNPVTVVGLTNIIQVIAGSQHSAALDSNGDVYVWGRNQYGNLGNGSTSTATAITSTPAKVPGLTGIKNIANGRDHILALKSDGTVFAWGLNASGQLGLGNQDSPKNSPLQVNNITNAIRVFAGGTQSFALLSDGSIQGWGENGQGNLGNPDAATKVTEPNLSVVGIAKGSSLGIGALHGFVLLPDSSVYGWGWNFRGSLGRPDLQDSWAAKTPVALTFP, encoded by the coding sequence ATGAAACGCTTATTACCCCTAGTTCTTCTATTCCTATGGACCTGCTCCAATTCATCCTCCAAAACTCCAATGGGGCTATTAGGCGGAACCACCTCCACTGCAAGTTCCAATTTCGAGATCACCTCTCCCGCCGAAGGAGAGGTTTTATCCGTTTACCAATTTGACCTGGGGATCACGGGTGCAAGCTCCGGGACCTACGAAGTTTTCCTAAATGAAACTAAGGAAACAGAAATTGAAGGAGAAAGCACCGAGTTACAAATAACAAAACTCAAACCAAGAAGAGGACAAAACACTCTCAAGGTAGTTTTAACAAATGGAGAAGGTAACGTACTTGAAAAATCCGTCTCCTTCTATTTCGGAAACAAACTAACAGCTGGTGGGGCACATTCAGGATTTATAATAGATGGTTTTATCTATTCCTGCGGAAGAAATAATAAAGGCCAACTCGGGACTGGATTTTCAGAAGGAGATACAACCAATCCGAATATATTAAAACTTACTTCAATCTCCGGGATTGTAAGCATTTCATTTAACCAAAACAATTCATTAGCAATTAAAGACGATGGAAAAGTGTATACCTGGGGGGCAAACGCGCAAGGGCAATTGGGACTTGGAAATACAACTGAACCTGCGGTAGGAACTGCAGGAAATCCTGCTGCACAAACACCTCCTACAGAAGTTCCAGGAATCACCGACGCAGTTATGGGTGCGTTCGGTTTCAACCATGCAGTGATTTTAAAGTCAGATGGAACAGTAGTCGCATTCGGACAGAATAATGTGGGCCAATTAGGAAATGCAGATCCAGCTATTACGACTACAACAGTCTCTTCCAATCCTGTGACCGTTGTTGGACTTACAAATATCATACAAGTAATTGCGGGTTCTCAACATTCTGCCGCCTTAGATTCAAACGGTGACGTTTATGTTTGGGGAAGAAACCAGTATGGAAATTTAGGAAATGGAAGCACCTCCACAGCAACCGCAATCACATCAACTCCCGCTAAGGTTCCTGGACTTACCGGTATCAAAAATATTGCAAATGGAAGAGATCATATTCTTGCATTAAAAAGTGATGGGACGGTTTTTGCTTGGGGATTAAATGCAAGCGGTCAGTTAGGATTGGGAAATCAAGATAGTCCCAAAAATTCTCCATTACAAGTAAATAATATAACAAATGCGATCAGGGTATTTGCAGGTGGAACCCAAAGTTTTGCACTACTCTCCGACGGAAGTATCCAAGGTTGGGGAGAAAATGGACAAGGTAATCTAGGAAACCCCGATGCTGCCACCAAAGTTACAGAACCAAACTTAAGTGTGGTTGGAATTGCAAAAGGATCAAGCTTAGGAATAGGAGCTCTTCACGGTTTCGTGTTATTACCGGATAGCTCCGTATATGGTTGGGGTTGGAATTTCAGAGGCTCTTTAGGGAGACCTGATCTGCAAGATAGCTGGGCAGCCAAAACTCCTGTCGCATTGACATTTCCTTAA
- a CDS encoding YdeI/OmpD-associated family protein yields MIPKFFKTGKEFRSWLSKNYKKETELLLGFYKIKSSKKGILYGEAVDQALCFGWIDGIRKNIDEESYSARFTPRKIGSIWSKVNIKRIQELIQEGLVQESGLQAFHSEKKKTAQYSFEQEKIELPSAFKKQFQKNKKAWDFFTSQAPSYQRTAIWWAISPKREETRLKRLDILISDSQSQKRIDAVTWKRKEPQT; encoded by the coding sequence ATGATACCAAAGTTCTTTAAGACAGGAAAGGAATTCCGCTCATGGCTTTCCAAAAATTATAAAAAAGAAACAGAACTTCTTCTAGGCTTTTATAAGATAAAGTCCTCTAAAAAGGGAATTCTATATGGAGAGGCAGTCGATCAGGCGTTATGTTTCGGTTGGATAGATGGAATCAGAAAGAATATAGACGAAGAGAGTTATTCTGCCCGTTTTACTCCCAGAAAGATAGGAAGTATTTGGAGTAAGGTTAATATAAAACGTATCCAAGAGTTGATCCAGGAAGGTTTAGTCCAAGAGTCTGGCTTACAAGCCTTCCATTCTGAAAAGAAGAAGACTGCGCAATATTCGTTCGAACAGGAGAAGATAGAACTACCTTCTGCATTTAAAAAACAATTCCAGAAAAATAAAAAAGCCTGGGACTTCTTTACAAGCCAAGCTCCCTCTTACCAGCGAACCGCTATTTGGTGGGCGATCAGTCCCAAAAGAGAAGAAACCAGACTTAAAAGGTTGGATATCCTAATCTCAGACTCCCAATCCCAAAAAAGGATAGATGCTGTCACATGGAAGAGGAAGGAGCCCCAAACCTAA
- a CDS encoding MBL fold metallo-hydrolase, protein MSIRGSQSGFFSLLTAVLLLQNCLTSSANIQDYKEHFIGNDPKDLSSEIPKGKIRAVFLGTSSILLDDGETQILTDGFFSRPSLFKTMFSKISSDEQEIKYVMLLAGIKRLKGILVCHSHYDHSMDSPYIAKETGAKLYGSLSTIQIGKGGGLPEEQLVLFQPGKKIQIGKFKITVLNSKHTPPFKILGKTNAADPNRPDLTEALPQPAKAEDYIEGGTYDFLVEHGKHSILIKGSTNYIENAWEGLKADVLFLGIAMLGKQEEEFKSKYYEETVTKISPKMVIPVHWDNFFKPLTQPLEPNLSLGDDVKTGMEFMIQKTSQDGIQFKILRGFESILLF, encoded by the coding sequence ATGAGTATAAGAGGTTCCCAGTCCGGTTTTTTTAGTCTTTTGACTGCGGTCTTATTATTGCAGAACTGTCTGACATCTTCCGCAAATATCCAGGACTATAAGGAACATTTTATAGGAAATGATCCTAAGGATCTATCTTCTGAGATCCCAAAGGGAAAGATAAGAGCAGTATTTTTAGGGACAAGCTCCATTCTATTAGATGATGGGGAGACTCAGATTCTGACCGATGGATTTTTTTCGAGGCCTTCTCTTTTTAAAACTATGTTCTCAAAAATTTCTTCTGATGAACAAGAGATCAAATACGTTATGCTTCTTGCAGGCATTAAACGTTTGAAAGGGATCTTAGTATGTCATTCTCATTATGATCATTCTATGGATTCTCCTTATATTGCCAAAGAGACTGGAGCAAAATTATACGGCTCCCTCTCCACCATCCAGATTGGAAAAGGAGGAGGACTTCCTGAAGAACAATTGGTATTATTCCAACCCGGCAAGAAGATCCAGATAGGTAAGTTTAAGATCACTGTACTAAATTCAAAACATACTCCTCCTTTTAAAATTTTGGGAAAAACAAATGCTGCAGATCCAAATAGACCGGATTTAACGGAAGCACTGCCTCAACCTGCTAAGGCAGAGGATTATATAGAAGGTGGGACTTACGACTTCTTGGTGGAACATGGAAAACATTCCATCTTGATCAAAGGTAGCACAAATTATATTGAGAATGCTTGGGAAGGTTTAAAGGCAGATGTTCTATTCTTAGGGATTGCTATGCTAGGCAAACAAGAAGAAGAATTTAAATCAAAGTATTACGAAGAAACTGTGACCAAAATTTCTCCTAAGATGGTAATCCCTGTACATTGGGATAATTTTTTCAAACCATTGACTCAACCTTTGGAGCCTAACTTGAGTTTAGGAGACGATGTGAAAACCGGAATGGAGTTTATGATACAGAAAACTTCCCAGGATGGGATACAATTCAAGATCCTGCGAGGTTTTGAGAGCATTCTGTTATTTTAA
- a CDS encoding questin oxidase family protein encodes MEEEDTMEKVLEYLEPYGPDLKNGLSNHAPMACEALLTMGKRESVFPWLERYGNQFLEKKKPRNKIYSGDWKDFLGFPETYPEWENFFNTELEEGPWQKTVSEWAVKLAPGICADATHGVIRTGHAVRSLTRKESRRRKRELASGLAVWASTYLELPTSFDSLLGLQPEDAIQKVDFVPKESKNFSGTIVSSLQGLGEYDHFSPVIGYLNVSKQPEEIISGLSEGFSRVVLNNVEDNLSAIVFIHSVTSVSALRSILPFLNEHEKKSVLRYSWQSGAALFSAFGKKSNLELPEKIEKESREEMIDRAIEHGDEHAIKFTEVCLKEFEFNPSPAYYAAARLARKFLEPLS; translated from the coding sequence ATGGAAGAAGAGGATACGATGGAAAAAGTTTTAGAATATTTAGAACCCTATGGTCCGGATCTAAAAAACGGACTTAGTAATCATGCTCCTATGGCCTGCGAGGCATTGCTCACAATGGGAAAAAGAGAAAGTGTTTTTCCTTGGTTGGAAAGATACGGAAACCAATTTTTAGAAAAAAAGAAACCCAGAAACAAAATTTATAGCGGTGACTGGAAAGATTTCTTAGGATTTCCGGAAACTTATCCTGAGTGGGAAAACTTTTTTAATACAGAATTGGAAGAAGGTCCCTGGCAGAAAACTGTCTCTGAATGGGCGGTCAAACTTGCTCCAGGGATCTGCGCGGATGCTACTCATGGTGTAATCCGTACTGGACATGCAGTCAGAAGTTTAACTAGAAAAGAATCAAGACGTAGGAAGAGAGAACTTGCTTCCGGGTTAGCAGTTTGGGCTTCTACTTATTTGGAATTGCCGACTTCTTTCGATTCTTTGTTGGGCCTACAACCGGAAGATGCCATACAAAAAGTGGACTTTGTTCCGAAAGAATCTAAAAATTTTTCAGGTACAATCGTTTCTTCTTTGCAGGGATTGGGAGAATATGATCATTTTTCTCCTGTGATCGGATATCTAAACGTTTCTAAACAGCCTGAAGAAATTATTTCAGGTTTGTCGGAAGGGTTTTCTAGAGTTGTCTTAAATAATGTGGAAGATAATCTTTCTGCGATCGTTTTTATACATTCCGTAACAAGTGTTTCTGCTCTTAGAAGTATATTACCTTTTCTGAATGAGCATGAAAAAAAATCGGTGTTACGATATTCCTGGCAGTCGGGCGCGGCTTTGTTTTCTGCGTTCGGTAAAAAATCAAATCTAGAACTTCCTGAAAAAATAGAAAAAGAATCCAGAGAAGAAATGATAGATAGGGCAATTGAGCATGGAGACGAACACGCGATCAAATTTACGGAAGTATGTTTGAAAGAATTTGAATTCAATCCTTCTCCTGCATATTACGCAGCTGCTCGTTTAGCTAGAAAGTTTTTGGAACCTTTATCTTAA